A part of Spiribacter vilamensis genomic DNA contains:
- the thiE gene encoding thiamine phosphate synthase, producing the protein MTHSIAGLYVITDARQPRPVPLETAVAATLRGGARVIQYRDKSDDAARRQREAAGVAAQCREVDACFIVNDDVELARAVDADGVHMGRDDGDVAAVRAALGPDRWVGVSCYGDLDRARAAIDAGADYLAFGSMYPSPTKPEAAVVPLSIFAAARALTDRPLVAIGGINADNIAEVTAAGADAVAVVNAVSGAADIEAATADLIARGFGEQS; encoded by the coding sequence ATGACCCACTCTATCGCCGGGCTCTATGTCATCACCGACGCACGCCAGCCCCGGCCGGTGCCGCTGGAGACCGCGGTGGCGGCGACGCTGCGCGGCGGGGCACGGGTTATACAGTACCGTGACAAATCCGATGACGCCGCGCGCCGGCAGCGCGAGGCGGCGGGCGTTGCGGCGCAGTGCCGGGAGGTGGATGCCTGTTTCATCGTCAACGACGATGTCGAACTGGCGCGCGCCGTGGATGCCGACGGCGTCCACATGGGTCGGGACGACGGCGACGTGGCGGCGGTCCGTGCGGCGCTGGGTCCGGATCGGTGGGTGGGCGTGTCCTGCTACGGCGATCTGGACCGCGCCCGTGCGGCGATCGACGCCGGTGCCGACTACCTGGCCTTCGGCAGTATGTATCCCTCGCCGACCAAGCCCGAGGCGGCGGTGGTTCCGCTGTCGATCTTCGCCGCGGCGCGGGCGTTGACCGATCGGCCGTTGGTGGCCATCGGTGGCATCAATGCCGACAACATCGCCGAAGTGACGGCGGCCGGGGCGGACGCGGTCGCGGTGGTGAACGCCGTTTCCGGGGCGGCGGACATCGAGGCGGCGACCGCCGATCTGATTGCCCGGGGTTTTGGAGAACAGTCATGA
- a CDS encoding MOSC domain-containing protein — MQTTMRLLMSQYPRAGQLDWIGLRPARHAPIEKPATAEVNATGLVGDRYAGRSGTRAVTLIQAEHLPVIAALAGHSSIDPAITRRNLVVSGINVYALRGERFRVGGVLLEGTGTCDPCSFMEQSLGVGGYNAMRGHGGIIAQVLEPGHIALGDPVVAELEDAAP; from the coding sequence ATGCAAACCACCATGCGCCTGCTGATGAGCCAGTACCCGCGAGCGGGACAACTCGACTGGATCGGGTTGCGGCCGGCGCGTCATGCACCGATCGAAAAGCCCGCGACGGCCGAGGTGAACGCCACCGGCCTGGTGGGTGATCGCTACGCGGGCCGCAGCGGGACGCGCGCGGTAACGCTCATCCAGGCCGAGCATCTGCCGGTGATCGCGGCGCTGGCGGGGCATTCGAGCATTGATCCGGCGATTACCCGGCGCAACCTGGTTGTCAGCGGCATCAATGTCTACGCCCTGCGCGGCGAGCGTTTCCGGGTGGGAGGCGTGCTGCTCGAGGGGACCGGCACCTGCGATCCCTGTTCGTTCATGGAGCAGTCGCTGGGCGTGGGTGGCTATAACGCCATGCGCGGTCATGGCGGGATCATCGCGCAGGTGCTCGAGCCCGGACATATCGCGCTCGGCGACCCGGTGGTGGCGGAACTGGAGGATGCGGCCCCGTGA
- a CDS encoding rubredoxin: MEYRSWMCVVCGWIYEEEDGLPDEGIEPGTRWEDIPDDFACPECGAGKSDFEMIEI; encoded by the coding sequence ATGGAATATCGCTCGTGGATGTGTGTGGTCTGTGGCTGGATCTACGAAGAGGAAGACGGACTGCCCGATGAGGGCATCGAGCCCGGTACGCGCTGGGAGGACATTCCCGATGACTTTGCCTGCCCGGAGTGCGGGGCCGGTAAGTCCGATTTCGAGATGATCGAGATCTGA
- a CDS encoding metallophosphoesterase has protein sequence MSVAPLNGPRLLQITDTHLYADPDAVHAGVVPERRFRAVLAALSPWLADAQAILHSGDLVHDGTLAAYQRLHSALGALERPGRVIPGNHDDREALGSVFASGPISAARTLVVGDWTLIGLDSLQPGRVTGALADDELVALDAALAAMTTPWCLIAVHHPPVPVGTPWLDALGLEQPEPLLQRIDADPRIRAVLSGHVHTASSARRHGCRMLTTPATAAQFLAGAERFTTDPGAPGFRWLDLRADGGIDTSVVRVPMD, from the coding sequence ATGAGTGTCGCCCCGCTCAACGGCCCCCGGCTGCTGCAGATCACCGACACCCATCTCTACGCCGATCCCGACGCGGTCCATGCCGGCGTTGTACCGGAGCGGCGGTTCCGGGCGGTCCTGGCCGCCCTGTCGCCCTGGCTTGCCGATGCGCAGGCGATTCTGCACAGCGGCGACCTGGTCCATGACGGCACGCTCGCCGCGTACCAGCGGCTGCACTCGGCGCTGGGGGCGCTCGAGCGCCCGGGTCGGGTCATCCCCGGCAACCATGATGACCGCGAGGCGCTAGGGTCGGTGTTCGCGAGCGGTCCGATCAGTGCCGCGCGCACACTGGTGGTGGGGGACTGGACGCTGATCGGGCTCGACTCGCTCCAGCCCGGCCGGGTGACCGGGGCGCTCGCCGACGATGAGCTGGTCGCGCTGGACGCGGCGCTGGCGGCAATGACAACGCCCTGGTGCCTGATCGCCGTGCATCACCCGCCGGTCCCGGTGGGGACGCCCTGGCTCGACGCCCTTGGCCTCGAACAGCCCGAGCCGCTGTTGCAACGGATCGACGCGGATCCGCGCATTCGTGCGGTGCTTAGCGGGCACGTGCATACGGCGTCCAGCGCTCGCCGGCACGGGTGCCGCATGCTCACCACGCCCGCGACCGCCGCCCAGTTCCTCGCCGGTGCCGAACGCTTTACCACCGACCCCGGCGCGCCCGGGTTTCGCTGGCTGGATCTGCGCGCCGACGGCGGGATCGACACCAGTGTCGTGCGCGTCCCGATGGATTGA
- the hemL gene encoding glutamate-1-semialdehyde 2,1-aminomutase has protein sequence MTSRSEPLFEQASEYLVGGVNSAVRAFRAVGGTPVFMQRGEGAWIEDVDGKQYVDYVLSYGPLAIGHAHPDVVRAIADTAARGTSFGAPTELETELAMKVREIMPGIERLRMVNSGTEACMSAVRLARGYTGRDRVLKFRGNYHGHVDALLVEAGSGVLTLGIPGSPGVPAAVTETTLTAPYNDIDAVRQIFAEYGDSIAAVLVEPVSGNMNCVPALPSFLQGLREVCDESGALLVFDEVMSGFRAALGGAQAWYGIYPDLTCLGKVIGGGLPTAALGGRADVMDWLAPTGPVYQAGTLSGNPLAMASGLATLTALSKPGVHADAVAWTERLLAGLRERAASAGVPLLTHQAGTMFGLFFTDSDSVVGFEDVAACDGDRFVRFFHGMLEAGVYLAPSAFEAGFVSTAHDETALQHTLDAAERVFADL, from the coding sequence ATGACGAGTCGATCCGAACCGCTTTTCGAACAGGCCAGCGAGTACCTTGTCGGCGGCGTCAACTCCGCGGTACGCGCGTTCCGGGCCGTGGGCGGTACGCCGGTTTTCATGCAGCGCGGCGAAGGCGCCTGGATCGAGGATGTCGATGGCAAGCAGTACGTGGATTACGTGCTCTCCTACGGGCCGCTCGCCATCGGCCATGCCCACCCGGATGTCGTGCGGGCCATCGCCGATACCGCGGCCCGGGGCACGAGCTTTGGCGCGCCCACCGAGCTGGAGACCGAGCTTGCCATGAAGGTCCGGGAGATCATGCCCGGTATCGAGCGCCTGCGCATGGTCAACTCCGGCACCGAGGCGTGCATGAGCGCGGTGCGCCTGGCGCGTGGCTATACCGGTCGCGATCGGGTGCTGAAATTCCGCGGCAACTACCACGGCCATGTCGATGCCCTGCTGGTCGAGGCCGGCTCCGGCGTGCTGACCCTGGGGATCCCCGGTTCCCCGGGCGTGCCGGCGGCGGTGACCGAGACCACGCTGACCGCCCCCTACAACGACATCGATGCCGTCCGCCAGATCTTCGCCGAGTACGGCGACAGCATTGCGGCGGTGCTGGTGGAGCCGGTCTCCGGCAACATGAACTGCGTGCCGGCGCTGCCCTCGTTCCTGCAGGGCCTGCGCGAGGTCTGTGACGAGAGCGGTGCCCTGCTGGTTTTCGACGAGGTGATGAGCGGCTTCCGGGCGGCCCTCGGCGGGGCGCAGGCGTGGTACGGCATTTATCCGGACCTCACCTGCCTGGGCAAGGTCATCGGTGGTGGCCTGCCGACGGCCGCCCTTGGCGGGCGCGCCGACGTCATGGACTGGCTCGCGCCCACCGGGCCGGTCTACCAGGCCGGGACCCTGTCGGGTAATCCGCTGGCGATGGCCAGTGGCCTGGCCACCCTCACGGCGCTCTCGAAGCCCGGGGTCCACGCCGATGCCGTGGCCTGGACTGAACGGCTGCTCGCCGGACTGCGCGAACGGGCGGCGAGTGCGGGGGTGCCGCTGCTCACGCACCAGGCCGGCACCATGTTCGGGCTGTTTTTCACCGACAGCGATTCGGTGGTCGGTTTCGAGGATGTCGCGGCCTGTGATGGTGATCGCTTCGTGCGATTCTTCCACGGCATGCTCGAGGCCGGCGTCTACCTGGCGCCCTCGGCGTTCGAGGCGGGGTTCGTGTCGACCGCCCATGATGAAACCGCTCTCCAGCACACGCTGGATGCGGCAGAGCGGGTGTTCGCCGATCTGTGA
- a CDS encoding polysaccharide deacetylase family protein: protein MASLPVSTCSSDRPRRRAGTRLTALLALVVGVAGAPAPALAADPPAAAPETVASVLMYHRVGNSDHPATNITTAQFRAHLDYLQANDFEVVPLARVVEAMELGESLPPRTVAITFDDGYRSVGDTAHGLLTERGWPYTVFVNTGPVDAGMAGHMDWDRMRELAADGVRFGNHSQSHNALFFRREGETRPQWRNRIRADLTAAQARLREELGDAVHQSPPLLAYPYGEYSLELMDQVAELGFVAFGQQSGAIGLHANYLALPRFSFNERYSDLDGFAVKVRSRAMPVTAQTPLDPVRMERAAPRLSLALAPNTDMRTSQMACYYEGERLTPEQQGADGRFVVKGEADLPVGRSRYNCTAPDADGRFFWFSQLWVVGDGGT, encoded by the coding sequence ATGGCGTCTTTGCCGGTTTCAACCTGCAGTTCTGATCGGCCCCGTCGGCGTGCCGGAACCCGGCTGACGGCGCTGCTGGCGCTGGTGGTGGGGGTCGCTGGTGCGCCGGCGCCGGCGCTGGCGGCGGACCCCCCGGCCGCGGCGCCGGAGACCGTGGCATCGGTGCTGATGTACCACCGGGTCGGCAACTCGGACCATCCCGCCACCAATATCACCACGGCCCAGTTCCGGGCCCATCTCGATTACCTGCAGGCCAACGACTTCGAGGTCGTGCCACTGGCCCGCGTGGTCGAGGCCATGGAGCTTGGCGAGTCGCTGCCGCCACGCACCGTCGCCATTACCTTCGATGACGGCTATCGCAGCGTCGGTGACACCGCGCATGGGCTTTTGACCGAACGCGGCTGGCCTTACACGGTATTCGTTAATACCGGGCCGGTGGATGCCGGCATGGCCGGCCACATGGATTGGGATCGAATGCGCGAGCTGGCCGCTGACGGGGTACGCTTCGGCAACCACTCGCAATCCCACAATGCCCTGTTTTTCCGGCGCGAGGGCGAGACGCGGCCCCAGTGGCGCAATCGGATTCGAGCCGATCTGACCGCGGCTCAGGCCCGGTTGCGCGAAGAGCTCGGTGACGCGGTTCACCAGTCACCCCCGCTGCTGGCCTATCCCTATGGCGAGTACAGCCTCGAACTCATGGACCAGGTCGCCGAGCTCGGCTTCGTGGCGTTCGGCCAGCAGTCCGGGGCCATTGGCCTGCATGCCAATTACCTTGCGCTGCCGCGGTTCTCGTTCAACGAGCGCTACAGTGATCTCGACGGGTTCGCGGTCAAGGTCCGATCGCGGGCGATGCCGGTCACCGCGCAGACACCGCTGGATCCGGTCCGCATGGAGCGGGCGGCGCCTCGCCTGTCCCTGGCACTGGCGCCGAACACCGACATGCGAACGAGCCAGATGGCCTGCTACTACGAGGGCGAGCGCCTGACGCCGGAGCAACAGGGGGCCGACGGACGCTTCGTGGTGAAAGGCGAGGCCGATCTGCCGGTCGGTCGCAGTCGTTATAACTGCACGGCGCCGGATGCCGATGGACGCTTTTTCTGGTTCAGCCAGCTGTGGGTGGTCGGGGACGGCGGGACATGA
- a CDS encoding VTT domain-containing protein, with product MSGLESALEPLFEWLSVNPGWTGLIIGLIALTESLALVGLIVPGAILMFLAGAAVGGSNIPILPMLLWAMAGAIIGDSLSYWLGRHYRDRLRTLPLIRRYPQALDRAERLFRQHGGKSVVLGRFIGPVRPVIPAVVGMLGMPPGRFFFANVSSALGWAPAYLLPGIVFGASVVLAMEVMGRLVAWLVLGFGGFLLLRWLIPRVDRPLRLAGNRLARAIGRHPPPGQWQRWLLPLHAAVRALRHRQGWLWWLALVAGLTTLSRAVIVSAPSGWERGLVALFNAQRTEALQTIGWTLTQAGGLLPVTAAVLTLFAVLRHRGEERRARYALLSVSLAVITGLALKGLIGLPRPSGLATTGDWGSAFPSVHSAAIAALVTAWITLLPWRALIARRVTLALGGVLVGAVSISRLLLGVHWPLDIVAGLGLGIVFGALPALVDGGARQPVRFPAAVSLSAGVLLAVTAAVTVLDWPDTRAHYPSRADLPAPSSERLGLAGPGAPFVAAATADGHGVVADDGAWNAPPPWRWNTLLRWISPRPDAARLPVLPRWHEGRLPDRVFIRWDVDPRQRWVLRIWRAETPAGETRSLIHLEREVIRPGVLLPRLRRHRPEPAAIESLGIGEARQ from the coding sequence GTGAGCGGGCTCGAATCAGCGCTTGAGCCGCTCTTCGAGTGGCTCTCGGTCAACCCGGGCTGGACCGGGCTGATCATTGGCCTGATTGCGCTAACCGAGTCGCTGGCGCTGGTAGGGCTGATCGTCCCCGGCGCCATCCTGATGTTCCTGGCCGGCGCCGCCGTGGGTGGCAGCAACATCCCGATCCTGCCCATGCTGCTCTGGGCGATGGCCGGCGCGATTATCGGCGACAGCCTCAGCTACTGGCTGGGGCGCCACTATCGCGACCGGCTGCGCACCCTGCCGCTGATCCGCCGCTACCCGCAGGCGCTGGACCGCGCCGAACGGCTGTTTCGGCAGCATGGCGGCAAGAGCGTGGTTCTGGGGCGTTTCATCGGCCCCGTGCGCCCGGTGATTCCCGCCGTGGTCGGCATGCTGGGCATGCCGCCGGGGCGCTTCTTCTTCGCCAACGTGAGCTCGGCCCTGGGCTGGGCGCCCGCCTATCTGCTGCCCGGTATCGTGTTCGGCGCCTCGGTCGTCCTCGCCATGGAGGTCATGGGCCGGCTGGTCGCCTGGCTGGTGCTCGGCTTCGGTGGCTTTCTGCTGCTGCGCTGGCTTATCCCGCGCGTCGATCGGCCGCTGCGCCTCGCCGGTAACCGACTGGCGCGGGCCATTGGTCGGCACCCGCCGCCGGGGCAGTGGCAGCGTTGGTTGTTGCCGCTTCATGCCGCCGTTCGTGCGCTCCGTCACCGGCAGGGGTGGCTCTGGTGGCTGGCGCTCGTGGCGGGCCTGACAACGCTCAGCCGCGCGGTGATTGTATCTGCACCGTCGGGCTGGGAGCGCGGACTGGTCGCCCTGTTCAATGCCCAGCGTACCGAGGCGCTACAGACGATCGGGTGGACGCTGACACAGGCGGGCGGGCTGTTGCCGGTCACCGCCGCGGTGCTCACCCTGTTCGCCGTCCTCCGGCACCGCGGTGAGGAGCGGCGCGCACGTTACGCCCTGCTGAGCGTCTCGCTCGCGGTGATCACCGGGCTGGCGCTGAAGGGGCTGATCGGACTGCCCCGTCCGTCGGGACTGGCGACGACCGGCGACTGGGGGTCGGCCTTCCCCAGCGTCCACAGCGCGGCGATCGCGGCACTGGTAACGGCGTGGATAACACTGCTGCCCTGGCGGGCCCTGATTGCCCGGCGCGTGACCCTGGCGCTGGGCGGTGTGCTGGTGGGAGCGGTATCGATATCCCGCCTGCTGCTCGGGGTGCACTGGCCGCTCGATATCGTCGCCGGCCTGGGGCTGGGTATCGTTTTCGGTGCGCTGCCGGCGCTTGTCGATGGCGGTGCTCGGCAGCCGGTGCGCTTTCCGGCGGCGGTGAGCCTCTCCGCCGGGGTGCTGCTGGCGGTCACGGCCGCTGTCACCGTGCTCGACTGGCCGGATACCCGCGCGCATTACCCCTCGCGCGCGGATTTGCCGGCACCGAGCAGCGAACGGCTTGGCCTGGCGGGTCCGGGAGCGCCGTTCGTCGCGGCGGCCACCGCCGACGGGCACGGCGTCGTCGCCGACGACGGGGCGTGGAACGCGCCGCCGCCGTGGCGCTGGAACACGCTGCTGCGCTGGATCAGCCCGCGGCCGGATGCCGCCAGGCTGCCGGTGCTGCCGCGCTGGCATGAGGGCCGGCTGCCCGACCGCGTGTTCATTCGCTGGGATGTCGATCCGCGTCAGCGGTGGGTGTTGCGGATCTGGCGGGCGGAAACGCCGGCGGGTGAAACGCGTTCGTTGATCCACCTCGAGCGTGAAGTAATCCGCCCCGGTGTCCTTTTGCCGAGGCTGCGCCGCCACCGCCCGGAGCCGGCGGCGATCGAATCACTGGGGATCGGCGAGGCGCGCCAGTAG
- a CDS encoding FAD-binding oxidoreductase, producing MEIISAIQQRLGEEAVITPGPGMDPYLTERRGLFAGNRARAVVRPADTEAVATVMQMATEHGVGVVPRGGNTGLCGGAAADDNADVILLSLERLNRIRRVDADNFTLTAEAGCLLSDLQAAAAGAERLFPLSYAAENDCQIGGNLATNAGGMNVLRYGNARDLALGLEVVLADGRIWDGLRGLRKDNSGYDLKDLFIGAEGTLGIITAATLKLFPPVRERATAIVGLNSAAAAVSLFGRLRADSGDTITSCELMGREPLSLAIAHGTGCAEPLTTSYPWYLLIDLTSSARDAALDRRLEDALSGTAEGIGDYRIATDSTMAADFWRLRNSIPGAQKGAGASIKNDVSVPVADIPAFIEAASAAVIEACPGVRPCPFGHIGDGNIHFNLTRPTTMTDAAFLEQWAPLTRRVHDIAMAYSGSFAAEHGVGQLKPGEVARLKSPVEQDLMRRLKTAFDPDDRLNPGKVVPPIGRPPSAG from the coding sequence ATGGAAATCATCAGCGCCATTCAACAGCGACTCGGCGAGGAAGCGGTCATCACGCCGGGCCCCGGCATGGACCCCTACCTCACCGAACGCCGCGGCCTGTTCGCCGGCAATCGTGCACGGGCAGTGGTCCGCCCCGCCGACACCGAGGCGGTCGCCACCGTTATGCAAATGGCGACCGAGCATGGCGTCGGTGTCGTCCCCCGGGGCGGAAACACCGGCCTGTGCGGCGGTGCCGCGGCCGACGATAACGCCGACGTTATCCTGCTCTCGCTGGAGCGGCTCAATCGCATCCGTCGCGTGGACGCCGACAACTTCACCCTGACCGCCGAGGCCGGCTGCCTGCTGAGTGATCTCCAGGCCGCCGCCGCGGGGGCGGAGCGGTTGTTTCCGCTGAGCTACGCGGCCGAGAACGATTGCCAGATCGGCGGCAACCTCGCCACCAATGCCGGCGGGATGAACGTCCTGCGCTACGGCAATGCCCGGGATCTGGCGCTGGGGCTGGAAGTAGTGCTTGCCGACGGCCGTATCTGGGACGGGCTGCGAGGCCTGCGCAAAGACAACAGCGGCTATGACCTGAAGGATCTGTTCATCGGTGCCGAGGGAACACTGGGGATCATCACCGCCGCCACCCTGAAGCTCTTCCCGCCGGTCCGCGAGCGCGCCACGGCAATCGTCGGTCTCAACAGCGCCGCCGCGGCGGTGTCGCTATTCGGCCGACTGCGCGCCGACAGCGGTGACACTATCACCAGCTGCGAGCTGATGGGACGCGAGCCGCTATCGCTCGCCATCGCCCATGGCACGGGCTGCGCGGAGCCGCTGACCACATCCTATCCCTGGTATCTGCTCATCGATCTCACCAGCAGTGCCCGCGACGCGGCGCTGGATCGGCGCCTCGAAGACGCCCTGTCAGGGACGGCGGAGGGTATCGGGGATTACCGCATTGCCACCGATTCGACGATGGCGGCGGATTTCTGGCGCCTGCGTAACAGCATCCCCGGCGCACAGAAGGGCGCCGGTGCCAGCATCAAGAACGATGTCTCCGTGCCCGTGGCCGATATCCCGGCCTTTATCGAGGCCGCGAGCGCCGCCGTAATCGAGGCCTGCCCGGGGGTCCGGCCCTGCCCCTTCGGCCATATCGGCGACGGCAACATCCACTTCAACCTGACCCGGCCAACGACCATGACCGACGCGGCCTTTCTGGAACAGTGGGCCCCGCTGACTCGCCGGGTCCACGACATCGCCATGGCCTACTCGGGATCCTTCGCGGCCGAACACGGGGTGGGTCAGCTCAAGCCGGGAGAAGTGGCGCGGTTGAAGTCGCCGGTGGAGCAGGACCTGATGCGCCGGCTCAAAACGGCCTTCGATCCCGACGACCGGCTCAACCCCGGCAAGGTCGTCCCGCCCATCGGCCGCCCGCCGTCAGCCGGATGA
- a CDS encoding YajG family lipoprotein, whose amino-acid sequence MKRTARILLLITATALLAACSQGTQNLRLSPEPPATESIAGGNQDVGLEVTDRRSQSDLGVLENPNRSIVRLVPSQDLAYTVQLAAAEGLRGYGFTPRLWDEDRQPRLEIAIETLRHDVAVGVPYDLTTRIRLSAVAFAGGERFTSQAQTTKTAQRALPPNAEANAEVVNAAISEALERLLNGELAAFLAGRG is encoded by the coding sequence ATGAAGCGCACCGCACGCATTCTCCTGCTGATCACCGCCACCGCCCTGCTCGCCGCCTGCAGCCAGGGCACCCAGAACCTGCGCCTTTCACCTGAACCACCGGCCACCGAGAGTATCGCCGGCGGCAACCAGGATGTCGGCCTGGAGGTAACCGATCGCCGCAGCCAGTCCGACCTGGGTGTCCTCGAGAACCCGAACCGCAGCATTGTCCGGCTCGTTCCGTCCCAGGATCTGGCCTACACCGTCCAGCTGGCCGCCGCCGAGGGGCTGCGCGGTTACGGATTCACCCCGCGGCTCTGGGATGAAGACCGGCAGCCGCGACTCGAGATCGCCATCGAGACCCTCCGCCACGATGTCGCCGTGGGCGTTCCCTACGATCTCACCACCCGGATCAGGCTGAGCGCCGTTGCCTTTGCCGGTGGCGAGCGCTTTACCAGCCAGGCCCAGACCACCAAGACCGCGCAGCGCGCGCTGCCCCCCAACGCCGAGGCGAATGCCGAGGTGGTCAATGCCGCGATCAGCGAGGCCCTGGAGCGACTGCTGAACGGTGAGCTCGCGGCATTCCTCGCGGGTCGTGGCTGA
- a CDS encoding YfaZ family outer membrane protein, with product MMMRNATLGVLIGVALTLPAAADTIDVNVSSDAAQLGYIRTLPPEGLEAGAAFMHHNDNGEIAEAELHLVDRPQPGRDALVLGIGGKATIINEDPRNATGAALALGAKARWTLPVYNRAAVAGGLYFAPSATSVSDIDGYQEYSLRGEFQVLEDANVYLGYRNIELSYDNAGPDRDFDDGVFAGFNLQF from the coding sequence ATGATGATGCGCAACGCGACCCTGGGTGTGCTGATCGGAGTGGCGCTGACACTGCCGGCGGCCGCCGACACGATTGATGTCAACGTCAGCAGTGATGCCGCGCAGCTGGGTTACATCCGGACACTGCCGCCCGAGGGGCTGGAAGCCGGTGCGGCCTTTATGCATCACAATGACAACGGCGAAATCGCCGAGGCGGAGCTGCACCTCGTCGACCGCCCGCAGCCTGGCCGTGACGCGCTGGTACTGGGGATCGGCGGCAAGGCGACGATCATTAACGAGGACCCGCGTAACGCCACCGGGGCCGCCCTGGCACTGGGTGCGAAGGCGCGCTGGACGCTGCCGGTCTACAACCGTGCCGCCGTGGCGGGTGGACTTTATTTTGCCCCGTCCGCGACGTCGGTCAGCGACATCGATGGCTACCAGGAATACTCCCTGCGCGGTGAGTTCCAGGTGCTCGAGGACGCCAATGTCTACCTCGGTTATCGGAACATCGAGCTGAGCTACGACAACGCCGGTCCGGATCGGGATTTCGATGATGGCGTCTTTGCCGGTTTCAACCTGCAGTTCTGA
- the otsB gene encoding trehalose-phosphatase, giving the protein MSSRHSSRVVADAPGMSAAPPITATLPEPRADWALFLDFDGTLVEIAERPDQVVVPARLRPLLGALTEALGGAVAIISGRHLDGLDALLGSTRPALAGLHGLERRSRDGRIHRPPDHGDQLDGLRKAMHAFARQHPGAIVEDKGSALALHYRSDPALEHAARALIEHHCESLGDAFRLQSGKQVLEVGPAGHDKGTVIEAFMTEAPFQGRTPVCLGDDVTDEDAFAAINRLGGHAIRVGTDRPTAAGYELASVNEAYQWLNRLARQLQPRH; this is encoded by the coding sequence GTGAGCTCGCGGCATTCCTCGCGGGTCGTGGCTGATGCGCCGGGCATGAGCGCGGCACCGCCCATCACAGCGACACTCCCCGAGCCACGGGCCGACTGGGCGCTTTTCCTCGATTTCGACGGCACGCTGGTGGAAATCGCCGAGCGGCCGGACCAGGTTGTCGTCCCGGCCCGGTTGCGCCCATTGCTCGGCGCGCTCACCGAGGCGCTCGGGGGCGCGGTCGCCATTATCTCGGGGCGTCATCTCGACGGACTCGACGCGCTACTGGGATCGACCCGGCCGGCCCTGGCCGGCCTGCACGGGCTCGAGCGACGAAGCCGGGACGGCCGCATCCATCGCCCGCCGGACCATGGTGATCAGCTCGACGGACTGCGCAAGGCGATGCACGCATTCGCCCGCCAGCACCCGGGGGCGATCGTGGAGGACAAGGGCAGTGCCCTCGCCCTCCATTACCGCAGCGATCCGGCGCTCGAACATGCCGCCCGGGCACTGATCGAGCACCATTGCGAGTCTCTCGGCGACGCGTTCCGGCTGCAGTCGGGCAAACAGGTCCTCGAGGTCGGGCCCGCCGGGCACGACAAGGGAACCGTGATCGAGGCCTTCATGACCGAGGCGCCGTTCCAGGGCCGCACGCCGGTCTGTCTCGGCGACGATGTCACCGACGAGGACGCCTTCGCAGCTATCAACCGGCTCGGCGGCCACGCCATCCGCGTAGGCACTGACCGGCCCACCGCCGCCGGCTATGAACTGGCATCCGTTAACGAGGCTTACCAATGGCTGAATCGCCTGGCACGGCAGCTCCAGCCGCGCCACTGA